From the Hevea brasiliensis isolate MT/VB/25A 57/8 chromosome 15, ASM3005281v1, whole genome shotgun sequence genome, one window contains:
- the LOC110669739 gene encoding 21 kDa protein, whose translation MPTKPLAELRLSSKYNNKSVAKMKTHTQRPLLLSLLFATLLLHLQQIATVASPSPASESNSTDYIRTSCSATLYPEICFTSLSRYATAIQQNPARLARVAIGVTLSRARRMTTYVSNLSRQSDYGSDHRAAAALHDCFSNFGDAVDEIRGSLKQMRQLGAAGSSAEALRFQMSNVQTWMSAALTDEETCTDGFEDVPEGPVKSEVCYRAAKVKKFTSNALALVNSYAEKGIP comes from the coding sequence ATGCCAACAAAGCCACTCGCTGAGCTCAGGTTATCCTCAAAATACAATAACAAAAGCGTGGCGAAAATGAAAACACATACGCAACGGCCTCTTCTTCTCTCCCTCCTCTTCGCCACCTTACTCCTCCACCTCCAACAAATCGCCACCGTAGCTTCCCCCAGCCCCGCCTCTGAATCTAACAGCACCGATTACATCCGTACAAGCTGCAGCGCAACATTGTATCCTGAAATATGCTTCACTTCCCTTTCCCGCTATGCCACTGCTATCCAGCAAAATCCGGCCCGTCTAGCTCGAGTCGCCATAGGCGTAACCCTTTCGAGAGCCAGACGCATGACCACCTACGTCTCTAACCTCTCCCGCCAATCAGACTACGGCTCCGACCATCGCGCAGCCGCCGCCCTACACGACTGCTTCTCCAACTTCGGCGACGCTGTAGACGAGATTCGAGGCTCGCTCAAGCAAATGCGGCAGCTCGGAGCAGCGGGATCGTCGGCAGAGGCACTGAGGTTCCAAATGAGCAACGTGCAAACGTGGATGAGCGCTGCTTTGACGGACGAAGAAACGTGTACGGACGGGTTTGAGGATGTTCCGGAAGGGCCGGTGAAATCTGAGGTGTGTTACCGAGCGGCGAAAGTGAAAAAGTTTACAAGTAACGCGCTGGCTCTGGTTAATAGTTATGCTGAGAAAGGAATTCCTTGA
- the LOC110669753 gene encoding endoglucanase 8: MAPKSHSLLGSFPAIGVAVSLLLLLFVNPISCGGHDYQDALRKSILFFEGQRSGRLPPDQRVKWRRDSALHDGFSVGKDLTGGYYDAGDNIKFGFPMAFTTTLLSWGIIDFGRNMGPELKNAVKAVKWATDYLLKATTVPGVVFVQVGDAYSDHNCWERPEDMDTIRTVYKIDGSHPGSDVAGETAAALAAASIVFRSREPAYSRLLLDRAVRVFEFADTHRGAYSSSLHSAVCPFYCDVNGYQDELLWGAAWLHKASRRRQYREYIVKNEVVLHAGDTINEFGWDNKHAGINVLISKEVLMGKADYFESFKRNADDFICSLLPGISHPQVQYSPGGLIFKAGGSNMQHVTSLSFLLLAYSNYLSHANKVVPCGETTASPALLKQLAQRQVDYILGDNPMRMSYMVGYGERYPQRIHHRGSSLPSVQAHPAHIGCKAGSRYFLSPNPNPNVHVGAVVGGPNVSDAFPDSRPFFQESEPTTYINAPLVGLLAYFSAHS, from the exons ATGGCGCCAAAATCCCACTCATTGTTGGGAAGTTTTCCGGCGATTGGCGTCGCCGTTTCTCTTCTGTTACTCCTCTTTGTCAATCCAATTTCATGCGGTGGCCATGATTATCAAGATGCTCTTCGAAAGAGCATTCTTTTCTTCGAAGGCCAGCGCTCCGGCAGGCTCCCTCCAGATCAACGCGTCAAATGGCGCCGCGATTCTGCCTTGCACGATGGCTTCTCCGTCGGG AAAGATTTAACGGGAGGATATTACGACGCAGGAGACAACATAAAGTTTGGGTTCCCAATGGCATTTACGACGACGCTACTGTCGTGGGGCATAATCGACTTCGGAAGGAACATGGGACCTGAGCTGAAGAACGCCGTTAAGGCCGTAAAATGGGCTACTGATTATCTGTTAAAGGCAACGACAGTGCCCGGCGTCGTTTTTGTTCAGGTGGGCGACGCCTATTCTGATCATAACTGCTGGGAGAGGCCAGAGGACATGGATACGATTCGAACGGTATATAAAATCGACGGTTCCCACCCTGGTTCCGACGTGGCTGGTGAAACTGCAGCTGCACTGGCCGCTGCTTCCATTGTGTTTAGATCACGTGAACCTGCATACTCAAGATTGCTTCTCGATCGAGCCGTTAGG GTGTTCGAGTTTGCTGATACACACCGGGGTGCGTACAGCAGCAGCCTGCATTCTGCGGTGTGCCCCTTTTACTGCGACGTCAACGGCTACCAG GACGAGTTGCTTTGGGGAGCAGCATGGTTGCACAAGGCTTCACGCAGGCGCCAATACAGAGAGTATATAGTGAAAAACGAGGTGGTACTGCATGCTGGAGATACCATCAATGAGTTTGGCTGGGATAACAAGCATGCTGGAATTAACGTCCTCATTtccaag GAAGTGTTGATGGGAAAAGCAGACTATTTCGAATCTTTCAAGCGAAATGCAGATGACTTCATTTGTTCTTTATTGCCTGGAATTTCTCATCCTCAAGTTCAATATTCTCCAG GTGGGCTGATCTTCAAGGCTGGAGGGAGTAACATGCAGCATGTAACGTCACTGTCTTTCTTGCTGCTAGCTTATTCCAATTATCTAAGCCACGCCAATAAGGTCGTGCCATGTGGTGAGACCACAGCCTCCCCTGCACTTCTCAAGCAATTGGCTCAACGTCAG GTGGACTACATTCTTGGAGATAATCCAATGAGGATGTCGTACATGGTTGGATATGGGGAACGCTACCCACAGAGGATACACCACAGGGGCAGCTCCTTACCATCAGTGCAGGCCCACCCGGCCCATATAGGGTGTAAAGCAGGGTCTCGCTATTTCTTAAGTCCAAATCCAAATCCTAATGTGCACGTAGGAGCGGTAGTAGGTGGGCCAAATGTCTCAGATGCTTTTCCAGATTCCAGGCCCTTTTTTCAAGAATCAGAACCCACAACTTACATCAATGCACCATTGGTGGGCCTTCTCGCTTACTTTTCAGCCCACTCTTGA
- the LOC110669721 gene encoding protein PLANT CADMIUM RESISTANCE 2 isoform X2, which produces MYPQNQDPYAKNSNSSSTPVFQPAPATGIPVSPSPQYYNENPQFPLHDHHLHGHHDEAWSSGLFDCCSDCKICCLTFWCPCITFGRIAEIVDKGTTACATSGAIFGLLASLTGCGCIYSYLYRSKIRQQYMLPESPCNDCLVHCCCEACALCQEYKELESRGFDMSIGWQGNVERQNRGVAMATSTAPVFEGAMSR; this is translated from the exons ATGTACCCACAAAACCAAGACCCTTACGCCAAGAACTCAAACTCATCATCTACACCCGTATTTCAGCCTGCTCCCGCAACTGGTATTCCTGTGAGCCCTTCTCCCCAGTACTACAATGAGAATCCTCAGTTTCCGCTCCATGATCATCACCTCCATGGACATCATGATGAAGCTTGGTCCTCAGGCCTCTTTGATTGCTGCTCCGATTGCAAAATTT GCTGCTTAACATTTTGGTGCCCCTGCATCACCTTTGGACGGATTGCTGAAATCGTAGACAAAGGAACCACGG CTTGTGCAACGAGTGGGGCAATTTTTGGGCTGCTTGCATCGTTGACTGGGTGTGGTTGCATTTATTCCTATCTCTACCGCTCTAAAATAAGGCAGCAATACATGCTTCCGGAGAGCCCTTGTAACGATTGCTTGGTGCATTGCTGCTGCGAGGCTTGCGCCCTCTGTCAAGAATACAAGGAACTTGAAAGTCGTGGATTTGATATGTCCATCG GTTGGCAGGGAAATGTAGAGAGACAAAATCGCGGAGTAGCAATGGCAACTTCGACGGCACCAGTGTTTGAAGGAGCAATGAGCCGATAG
- the LOC110669721 gene encoding protein PLANT CADMIUM RESISTANCE 2 isoform X1: protein MYPQNQDPYAKNSNSSSTPVFQPAPATGIPVSPSPQYYNENPQFPLHDHHLHGHHDEAWSSGLFDCCSDCKICCLTFWCPCITFGRIAEIVDKGTTACATSGAIFGLLASLTGCGCIYSYLYRSKIRQQYMLPESPCNDCLVHCCCEACALCQEYKELESRGFDMSIGDFFNLSSLFIIHTSKLNDPFEKYAFFFLIFDEYKLLLMDFYMVGV from the exons ATGTACCCACAAAACCAAGACCCTTACGCCAAGAACTCAAACTCATCATCTACACCCGTATTTCAGCCTGCTCCCGCAACTGGTATTCCTGTGAGCCCTTCTCCCCAGTACTACAATGAGAATCCTCAGTTTCCGCTCCATGATCATCACCTCCATGGACATCATGATGAAGCTTGGTCCTCAGGCCTCTTTGATTGCTGCTCCGATTGCAAAATTT GCTGCTTAACATTTTGGTGCCCCTGCATCACCTTTGGACGGATTGCTGAAATCGTAGACAAAGGAACCACGG CTTGTGCAACGAGTGGGGCAATTTTTGGGCTGCTTGCATCGTTGACTGGGTGTGGTTGCATTTATTCCTATCTCTACCGCTCTAAAATAAGGCAGCAATACATGCTTCCGGAGAGCCCTTGTAACGATTGCTTGGTGCATTGCTGCTGCGAGGCTTGCGCCCTCTGTCAAGAATACAAGGAACTTGAAAGTCGTGGATTTGATATGTCCATCGGTGACTTCTTCAATCTTTCTTCCCTTTTTATCATTCATACATCAAAATTAAACGACCCTTTCGAAAaatatgcctttttttttttaatttttgatgaatATAAGTTATTGTTGATGGACTTTTATATGGTGGGTGTTTGA
- the LOC110669709 gene encoding protein PLANT CADMIUM RESISTANCE 2 encodes MYSTNPNSYDKFSGPPPPMFSQDSTTTGIPVSSTNQYYTSDNSLSDTHLQSKNKDPWSSGLCDCFSDWRNCCLTCWCPCVTFGRIAEIVDKGSSACGVNGALYTLIACVTGFACCYSCFYRAKMRQQHSLKQSPCGDCLVHFCCEYCALCQEYRELKSRGYDLSIGWHGNVEKKNHSLEMASVPPAVEGGMSR; translated from the exons ATGTACTCAACAAACCCAAATTCCTATGACAAATTCTCCGGCCCCCCACCGCCGATGTTCAGTCAGGATTCAACAACAACTGGGATTCCGGTGAGCTCAACAAACCAGTACTACACCAGTGACAATTCTCTATCAGATACCCATCTTCAATCCAAGAATAAGGACCCATGGTCCTCTGGCCTTTGCGACTGCTTTTCCGACTGGCGAAACT GCTGCTTAACATGTTGGTGCCCCTGTGTCACCTTCGGACGAATTGCTGAGATTGTAGACAAGGGATCATCAG CTTGTGGAGTGAATGGAGCTCTATACACACTAATTGCTTGTGTGACTGGTTTTGCTTGCTGCTACTCATGCTTCTATAGAGCAAAAATGAGGCAGCAACACTCCTTGAAGCAGAGCCCTTGTGGGGATTGTTTGGTTCATTTCTGTTGCGAGTATTGCGCCTTGTGCCAAGAATATCGAGAGCTGAAAAGCCGTGGATATGACTTGTCTATAG GATGGCATGGTAACGTGGAGAAAAAGAACCATAGCCTGGAGATGGCTTCGGTGCCACCAGCGGTGGAAGGAGGCATGAGCAGATAG